One window of Halorussus sp. MSC15.2 genomic DNA carries:
- a CDS encoding molecular chaperone TorD family protein: MAELTHEATAEGLREAGRKLGFETEADALAAALDATDRESLESAYNDLFGLPVDDGTYPVVPYEAEYTVGDEVGRQQRRIATVVGLLEAFGVEPSDDFDERQDHVVVELELLQVLAARRAVAREEGDDDTADNLERAEAMVLDEHIEGFVPAFAHDVRETTDEDATGASSVYRAAANLAEAVVTRDLADHPEPEVDFEASTEVRSRA, encoded by the coding sequence GTGGCCGAACTGACCCACGAGGCGACCGCCGAGGGTCTCCGGGAGGCGGGGCGGAAACTCGGCTTCGAGACCGAGGCAGACGCGCTGGCCGCGGCGCTCGACGCGACCGACCGCGAGTCGCTCGAATCGGCGTACAACGACCTGTTCGGCCTGCCCGTAGACGACGGCACCTACCCCGTGGTGCCCTACGAGGCCGAGTACACCGTCGGCGACGAGGTGGGCCGCCAACAGCGCCGCATCGCCACCGTGGTCGGCCTGCTCGAAGCGTTCGGCGTCGAACCCTCGGACGACTTCGACGAGCGACAGGACCACGTCGTCGTGGAACTCGAACTGCTACAGGTGCTGGCGGCCCGCCGCGCGGTCGCCCGCGAGGAGGGCGACGACGACACCGCCGACAACCTCGAACGCGCCGAGGCGATGGTGCTGGACGAACATATCGAGGGCTTCGTGCCCGCGTTCGCCCACGACGTCCGCGAGACCACGGACGAAGACGCCACCGGCGCGTCGTCGGTCTACCGCGCGGCCGCGAACCTCGCGGAGGCCGTCGTCACCCGGGACCTCGCCGACCACCCCGAACCGGAGGTCGACTTCGAGGCGTCAACGGAGGTGCGGTCCCGTGCCTGA
- a CDS encoding halocyanin domain-containing protein, producing MNRDTLDRRTMLKTMAVGAASATIAGCSSGGGGSGDGGETSGDGGSGDSSGGSGSGSTDFGGWFDNTSNFDGVVDETGKSEVTVKVGAKGNGGNFAFGPAAVKVSKDTKVVWEWTGKGSLHNVVADSGDFESEQTQEEGHTFSHTFSSSGTHKYYCTPHKAMGMKGAIVVE from the coding sequence ATGAACCGAGATACCCTCGACCGACGGACGATGTTGAAGACGATGGCTGTCGGCGCGGCGAGCGCAACTATCGCTGGCTGTTCGAGCGGCGGTGGTGGCTCCGGCGACGGCGGCGAAACGAGCGGCGACGGCGGTTCCGGCGATAGCTCCGGCGGGAGCGGTTCCGGTTCGACCGACTTCGGCGGCTGGTTCGACAACACCTCGAACTTCGACGGGGTCGTGGACGAGACCGGCAAGTCCGAGGTGACCGTGAAGGTCGGTGCGAAGGGCAACGGCGGTAACTTCGCGTTCGGTCCCGCCGCGGTCAAGGTGTCGAAGGACACCAAGGTCGTCTGGGAGTGGACCGGTAAGGGGAGCCTCCACAACGTCGTCGCCGACAGCGGCGACTTCGAGAGCGAGCAGACCCAAGAGGAGGGCCACACGTTCTCGCACACGTTCTCCAGTTCGGGCACCCACAAGTACTACTGCACGCCCCACAAGGCGATGGGGATGAAAGGCGCAATCGTCGTGGAGTGA
- a CDS encoding molybdenum cofactor guanylyltransferase gives MSETSHDTGGPTGVVLAGGYSRRFGDRDKALARLDGRPLLARVVARLGRVADRVTVNCRADQRQAFADALDSSAGFDSAATPVRFVADPVADRGPLFGFRTALREVETETCALAACDCPFLDPRLLSDLAERLDDDPDAEVAAVRTGDRLRPTQAVYRTAAARRACDALLDAGEGRLSALFDRLDARVVPAEAVCADAARSLFDVDTPADRERAVEMLDPESSAERDETPTEREPGVTARR, from the coding sequence GTGAGCGAGACGAGTCACGACACCGGCGGTCCGACGGGCGTCGTCCTCGCTGGCGGGTACTCCCGGCGATTCGGCGACCGCGACAAGGCGTTGGCCCGCCTCGACGGTCGGCCGCTGCTCGCGCGGGTCGTCGCCCGACTCGGACGGGTCGCGGACCGAGTGACGGTCAACTGCCGGGCCGACCAGCGCCAAGCCTTCGCCGACGCGCTCGACTCGTCGGCCGGGTTCGACTCGGCCGCGACGCCGGTGCGGTTCGTCGCGGACCCCGTGGCCGACCGCGGCCCCCTGTTCGGGTTCCGGACCGCGCTCCGGGAGGTCGAGACCGAGACCTGCGCGCTGGCGGCCTGCGACTGCCCCTTCCTCGACCCGCGACTGCTCTCGGACCTCGCCGAGCGACTGGACGACGACCCGGACGCCGAAGTCGCCGCTGTCCGGACCGGAGACCGACTCCGACCGACGCAGGCGGTCTATCGAACCGCCGCCGCGCGGCGGGCCTGCGACGCCCTGCTCGACGCCGGGGAGGGTCGGCTCTCGGCGCTGTTCGACCGCCTCGACGCTCGCGTCGTCCCGGCCGAGGCGGTCTGCGCGGACGCCGCCCGGAGCCTGTTCGACGTGGACACTCCGGCGGACCGCGAGCGGGCGGTCGAGATGCTCGACCCGGAGTCCTCGGCGGAGCGCGACGAGACCCCGACAGAGCGCGAACCCGGGGTGACCGCGCGGCGATGA
- a CDS encoding aldehyde dehydrogenase translates to MAKTDPESGQASNESLGVSIPDEHVGAFVAEVFEDVERKTTWNQIVSSLVAEDARDEWEALTPSEQVAAVLSTATDYDERATDRLAGIPTDRGKPTPEIREEFDEAMRCRGNADTFRDGVAARTRRVSSATTNWSQRWRTATSTPTSSPSARTNSNAWPTPTTSSSGPTAGP, encoded by the coding sequence ATGGCAAAGACCGACCCCGAAAGCGGACAGGCATCGAACGAATCGCTCGGAGTGTCCATCCCCGACGAACACGTCGGCGCGTTCGTCGCGGAGGTGTTCGAGGACGTCGAGCGCAAGACGACGTGGAACCAGATAGTCTCGTCGCTCGTGGCCGAGGACGCCCGCGACGAGTGGGAGGCGCTCACGCCGAGCGAACAGGTCGCGGCGGTCCTCTCCACCGCGACCGACTACGACGAGCGCGCGACCGACCGACTCGCCGGAATCCCCACCGACCGCGGCAAGCCGACACCCGAGATACGCGAGGAGTTCGACGAGGCGATGCGGTGTCGCGGTAACGCCGACACGTTCCGAGACGGCGTGGCCGCGCGTACGCGGAGGGTATCGTCGGCGACGACGAACTGGTCGCAGCGGTGGAGGACGGCGACTTCGACACCGACCTCATCGCCGAGCGCGAGGACGAACTCGAACGCGTGGCCAACGCCTACGACTTCGAGTTCCGGCCCTACGGCGGGACCCTGA
- the hemG gene encoding protoporphyrinogen oxidase has translation MSVGIVGGGITGLATHHYLRESGVESVVFEADDEPGGVVRSREVEGRILDFGPQRTRLTPSIRGLVESLELDDELREAADPPLYVYHHGKLRRVPQTPREAVTTDLLSWPGKFRVLLEPLTGPARDGETVEEFLTRTFGSEVARYYFGPLYGGIYGSHPGEMPMEYSLAKALDGAGIEGSVLTSVARKVLAGREAPPIVSFDAGLQRLPEALAEAHDENVGLGTPVREIRREGSDFVLETSAGETTVDELVVTTPADVTADLLGDLAPDSADALRELNYNPQAVVHLHSETDLTGAGYQVQYDEAFRTLGATWNASMLDRDGVYTCYLGGSRDPEIVEWSDDELASVATEEFEEITGASARALSVHRLRRGMPAYDRSWEALDRISTPEGVHLCTNYTARAGIPGRIREAKATAEELAETRAN, from the coding sequence ATGAGCGTCGGCATCGTCGGTGGCGGCATCACTGGACTGGCGACACACCACTACCTCCGGGAGTCGGGCGTCGAGAGCGTCGTCTTCGAGGCCGACGACGAACCCGGCGGCGTCGTCCGGAGCCGAGAGGTCGAAGGTCGGATTCTCGACTTCGGACCCCAGCGCACCCGACTGACCCCGAGCATCCGAGGACTGGTCGAGTCGCTGGAGTTGGACGACGAACTCAGGGAGGCCGCGGACCCGCCGCTGTACGTCTACCACCACGGCAAACTCCGGCGGGTTCCCCAGACGCCGCGGGAGGCCGTGACGACCGACCTGCTCTCGTGGCCGGGGAAGTTCCGGGTGCTTCTTGAACCGCTCACCGGCCCGGCGCGAGACGGCGAGACCGTCGAAGAGTTCCTGACCCGGACGTTCGGTTCGGAGGTCGCGCGCTACTACTTCGGCCCGCTCTACGGCGGCATCTACGGCTCCCATCCCGGCGAGATGCCGATGGAGTACTCGCTGGCGAAGGCCCTCGACGGGGCGGGAATCGAGGGGAGCGTCCTGACGTCGGTCGCTCGGAAGGTGCTGGCCGGTCGAGAGGCCCCGCCCATCGTCTCGTTCGACGCCGGACTCCAGCGACTCCCGGAGGCGCTCGCCGAGGCGCACGACGAGAACGTCGGACTCGGGACGCCCGTGCGGGAGATTCGACGAGAGGGTTCGGACTTCGTCCTCGAAACGTCGGCGGGGGAAACTACGGTGGACGAACTCGTCGTCACCACGCCCGCGGACGTGACCGCCGACCTGCTCGGGGACCTCGCGCCCGACTCCGCGGACGCGCTCCGGGAGTTGAACTACAATCCGCAGGCCGTCGTCCACCTCCACTCCGAGACCGACCTGACCGGCGCGGGGTATCAGGTCCAGTACGACGAGGCGTTCCGGACGCTGGGCGCGACGTGGAACGCGAGCATGCTCGACCGCGACGGCGTCTACACCTGCTACCTCGGCGGGTCGCGCGACCCCGAGATTGTCGAGTGGAGCGACGACGAACTGGCGTCGGTCGCGACCGAGGAGTTCGAGGAGATTACCGGCGCGTCGGCGCGGGCGCTGTCGGTCCACCGACTCCGTCGCGGGATGCCAGCCTACGACCGGAGTTGGGAAGCACTGGACCGGATTTCGACGCCGGAGGGCGTGCATCTCTGCACGAACTACACCGCGCGGGCCGGGATTCCCGGCCGGATTCGGGAGGCGAAGGCGACCGCCGAGGAGTTGGCGGAGACCCGGGCGAACTGA
- a CDS encoding HEAT repeat domain-containing protein, translated as MSDKYANRSARARSPTRDGGDESDLRSLLDSPREYERRDAALALVDEAESDGLDAATASALADRLAEDDSEDVRQFAVEALGVAGGGGTEDVETAVRAALDADDDEWVRAESVVALSRIAPDADALADALGDDSGWVRRNAVIALGKTGRATPEDLTDRIKNDPHPAVREYAALYLGERAEDVEEAVRLLAAVLARDPEAFVRAKAAESLGEFATDRAEQALETHGITDRSDDVKRTAKRALASARGVDPDQLDVEIDDGPPGGGPQSRAETPNGPGPSADRPGPAPDGRRPSGGRGPKGDGPPAPGEPPN; from the coding sequence ATGAGCGACAAGTACGCCAACCGGAGCGCCCGCGCTCGCTCGCCGACCCGCGACGGCGGCGACGAGTCTGACCTCCGAAGTCTGCTGGACTCGCCACGGGAGTACGAGCGCCGGGACGCCGCGCTCGCGCTGGTGGACGAGGCGGAGTCGGACGGACTCGACGCCGCGACCGCGAGCGCGCTGGCTGACCGCCTCGCCGAGGACGACAGCGAGGACGTGCGGCAGTTCGCGGTCGAAGCGCTGGGCGTGGCCGGAGGCGGTGGAACCGAAGACGTGGAGACCGCCGTCCGGGCCGCGCTCGACGCGGACGACGACGAGTGGGTCCGGGCCGAGTCCGTGGTCGCGCTCTCGCGCATCGCGCCCGACGCCGACGCGCTGGCGGACGCGCTCGGCGACGACAGCGGGTGGGTCCGGCGCAACGCCGTCATCGCGCTGGGCAAGACCGGCCGAGCGACGCCCGAGGACCTGACCGACCGCATCAAGAACGACCCCCATCCCGCGGTCCGGGAGTACGCCGCGCTCTACCTCGGCGAACGCGCCGAGGACGTCGAAGAGGCAGTCCGCCTACTGGCGGCGGTGTTGGCCCGCGACCCCGAGGCGTTCGTCCGGGCGAAGGCCGCCGAATCGCTCGGGGAGTTCGCCACCGACCGGGCCGAGCAGGCGCTGGAGACCCACGGCATCACCGACCGAAGCGACGACGTGAAGCGGACCGCCAAGCGCGCGCTGGCGTCCGCCCGCGGCGTGGACCCCGACCAGTTGGACGTGGAGATAGACGACGGGCCGCCCGGCGGCGGTCCCCAGTCGCGGGCCGAGACCCCGAACGGCCCCGGCCCGTCGGCCGACCGACCGGGACCCGCACCCGACGGACGGCGACCGAGCGGCGGCCGGGGTCCGAAGGGCGACGGACCGCCCGCCCCCGGAGAGCCGCCGAACTGA
- a CDS encoding helix-turn-helix domain-containing protein yields the protein MPTAKLHITLPEDVWVSEVSTAHPDAEFRVLAAFPAEETGVGLLEITSSDLRAVVGDMDDREDVVRLDIQQASEESALVEFETTAPLLLFSVQESGLPLELPFVIEDGEAEVEITASRDRLSAFTAQLDAFGMSFDVEYVRELVNSESLLTDRQRELLNAAVEEGYYDTPRECSLTELAEEAGVAKSTASETLHRVEEKIVKEYVEG from the coding sequence ATGCCAACAGCGAAGTTACACATCACGCTTCCCGAGGACGTGTGGGTCTCCGAAGTTTCGACGGCCCATCCGGACGCCGAGTTCCGAGTGCTGGCGGCGTTTCCGGCCGAGGAGACCGGCGTCGGACTGCTGGAGATAACGTCGTCGGACCTGCGCGCGGTCGTCGGCGACATGGACGACCGCGAGGACGTCGTCCGCCTCGACATCCAGCAGGCGTCCGAGGAGTCCGCGCTCGTCGAGTTCGAGACCACCGCGCCGCTCCTGCTGTTCTCAGTGCAGGAGTCCGGACTCCCGCTCGAACTCCCGTTCGTCATCGAGGACGGCGAGGCCGAGGTCGAAATTACGGCCTCGCGCGACCGCCTCTCGGCGTTCACGGCGCAACTGGACGCGTTCGGGATGTCGTTCGACGTGGAGTACGTCCGCGAACTGGTCAACTCCGAGAGCCTGTTGACCGACCGCCAGCGCGAGTTGCTGAACGCCGCGGTCGAGGAGGGGTACTACGACACCCCGCGGGAGTGTTCGCTGACCGAACTCGCCGAGGAGGCCGGCGTGGCGAAATCGACCGCGAGCGAGACGCTCCACCGCGTCGAGGAGAAAATCGTCAAGGAGTACGTGGAGGGGTAG
- a CDS encoding HNH endonuclease — MPASDYPSDWGRRRKRVYERDNYTCQNCGARGGPHGSAELHAHHGVPLSKGGSNRMSNLTTYCKRCHEAIHGSDKTAPTGDGAGNGREGTPEVTWTDLKESWNGGAWYEKMTVATLLGGAVAIAVPVIGLASSIPAAVVLLFLGGSPGTSDLYPIWLPIWFGLTALAFRNFLQT; from the coding sequence ATGCCCGCTTCGGACTATCCGTCTGACTGGGGGAGGCGGCGAAAGCGAGTGTACGAACGCGACAATTACACGTGTCAGAACTGCGGTGCGAGAGGCGGCCCCCACGGAAGCGCAGAGCTACACGCGCATCACGGCGTCCCGTTGAGCAAGGGCGGGTCGAACCGGATGAGCAATCTGACGACGTACTGCAAACGCTGTCACGAGGCCATCCACGGGAGCGACAAGACGGCTCCCACCGGAGACGGCGCGGGGAACGGCCGAGAGGGAACCCCGGAGGTGACGTGGACTGACCTGAAGGAGTCTTGGAACGGTGGCGCGTGGTACGAGAAGATGACCGTCGCGACGCTTCTCGGCGGTGCCGTCGCGATAGCGGTTCCGGTCATCGGACTCGCGTCTTCGATACCGGCGGCAGTCGTCCTCCTGTTTCTCGGCGGGTCACCGGGGACGAGCGACCTCTATCCGATTTGGCTCCCCATCTGGTTCGGACTGACTGCTCTCGCCTTCCGAAACTTTCTGCAGACGTGA
- a CDS encoding radical SAM protein codes for MSRPEHRSGGPPRRVDTDERPFVLIWELTQACDLTCEHCRADAQPDRHPDELTTEEAKTLLDQTREFGEDQLVVFSGGDPLKRDDAVDLVEYGTDIGLSVTMTPSGTASLSPDAVADLADAGLRRMAVSIDGANAERHDAFRGESGSFEETVSAAQSATNEGLPLQVNTTVCRQTVSDLPDIADLVADLGAVLWSVFFLVPVGRGAALDPVSPDRAERVMEWLVERSDDWPFGLKTTEAPHYRRVSVQQTDAPPKRQMGITAGDGFAFVSHVGEVYPSGFLPESAGNVRDRSVVDIYRDSALFEDLRDEDALRGKCGACPYRNVCGGSRSRAYATTGDPLESDPLCSFVPEGYDGPLPWDDASPHVEPTPDPANSR; via the coding sequence ATGTCGAGACCCGAGCATCGTTCGGGCGGGCCGCCCCGTCGGGTGGACACCGACGAGCGACCCTTCGTCCTCATCTGGGAGTTGACGCAGGCCTGCGACCTGACCTGCGAACACTGCCGGGCCGACGCTCAACCCGACCGCCACCCCGACGAACTCACCACCGAGGAGGCGAAGACCCTGCTCGACCAGACCCGGGAGTTCGGCGAGGACCAACTGGTCGTGTTCTCGGGCGGCGACCCCCTGAAGCGCGACGACGCCGTGGACCTCGTGGAGTACGGCACGGACATCGGGCTGAGCGTGACGATGACCCCGAGCGGGACCGCCTCGCTGTCGCCCGACGCCGTGGCCGACCTCGCGGACGCGGGCCTGCGCCGGATGGCGGTCAGCATCGACGGCGCGAACGCCGAGCGCCACGACGCGTTCCGGGGCGAGTCGGGGAGTTTCGAGGAGACGGTGTCGGCCGCCCAGTCGGCCACCAACGAGGGGCTACCCCTACAGGTCAACACGACGGTCTGTCGCCAGACCGTCTCGGACCTGCCCGACATCGCCGACCTCGTGGCCGACCTCGGCGCGGTCCTCTGGAGCGTCTTCTTCCTCGTGCCGGTGGGCCGCGGCGCGGCGCTCGACCCCGTCTCGCCCGACCGCGCCGAGCGCGTGATGGAGTGGCTGGTCGAGCGCAGCGACGACTGGCCCTTCGGTCTCAAGACGACCGAAGCGCCCCACTACCGACGGGTCTCGGTTCAGCAGACCGACGCGCCCCCGAAGCGCCAGATGGGTATCACCGCGGGCGACGGGTTCGCCTTCGTGAGCCACGTCGGCGAGGTGTACCCCTCGGGGTTCCTGCCCGAGTCGGCGGGCAACGTCCGCGACCGGAGCGTCGTGGACATCTACCGGGACTCGGCCCTGTTCGAGGACCTGCGCGACGAGGACGCGCTCCGCGGGAAGTGCGGGGCCTGCCCCTACCGGAACGTCTGCGGCGGCAGTCGCTCGCGGGCCTACGCCACCACCGGCGACCCCCTCGAAAGCGACCCGCTCTGCTCGTTCGTGCCCGAGGGCTACGACGGCCCGCTCCCGTGGGACGACGCGAGTCCGCACGTCGAACCGACTCCCGACCCCGCAAACTCCCGGTGA
- a CDS encoding P-loop NTPase: protein MTERENGGDSVETRVEEAVASVEDPDFGASVVEAGLVTDVSVADGTATIRVDLAGADPEEAEEVSEAIRRGAFEVAGVEQVRVEGETPDAGGGGHGGPSGSHDHRTGLSLPEVEHVIAVGSAKGGVGKTTVATHLARALADDFDVGLFDADIHGPNVPEMVGVEGPVEATDDGQAEPANVGGMEVMSVGLIANDAPLAWRGAMAHDALTELLEDTAWSDRDVLVVDLPPGTGDIVLTMLQEVPVSGSVLVTTPFPTSLSDTGRSAALLEENGVPVVGAAVNMRGFTCENCGHDHDLYGDTDPEEELGVEVLAELPFDRGLQRPDADETDLPAPVADLASAVGEFLERDDAGPVSVPDSALDIRGLPPRIRHEQVGEEFRALDPGEEFYVVNDHDPSPLAQMLAGEVAEESPDEAFDACEVHRRAPDEWVLEVRRAA from the coding sequence ATGACGGAACGCGAAAACGGGGGTGACAGCGTCGAAACGCGCGTCGAGGAGGCCGTCGCGAGCGTCGAGGACCCCGACTTCGGCGCGAGCGTCGTCGAGGCCGGACTCGTGACCGACGTGTCGGTCGCCGACGGGACCGCCACGATTAGGGTGGACCTCGCGGGCGCGGACCCCGAGGAGGCCGAGGAGGTCTCGGAGGCGATTCGGCGCGGCGCCTTCGAGGTGGCGGGCGTCGAGCAGGTCCGCGTGGAGGGCGAGACGCCCGACGCGGGAGGCGGCGGCCACGGCGGCCCGTCGGGGAGCCACGACCACAGGACCGGTCTCTCGCTGCCCGAGGTCGAACACGTAATCGCGGTCGGGAGCGCCAAGGGCGGGGTCGGCAAGACCACCGTGGCGACCCACCTCGCCCGCGCGCTGGCCGACGACTTCGACGTGGGCTTGTTCGACGCCGACATCCACGGCCCGAACGTGCCCGAGATGGTCGGCGTCGAGGGACCTGTCGAGGCCACCGACGACGGGCAGGCCGAACCCGCAAACGTCGGCGGGATGGAGGTGATGAGCGTCGGTCTAATCGCCAACGACGCGCCGCTGGCGTGGCGGGGCGCGATGGCCCACGACGCGCTGACCGAACTGCTGGAGGACACCGCGTGGTCGGACCGCGACGTGCTGGTCGTGGACCTGCCGCCGGGGACCGGCGATATCGTACTGACGATGCTTCAGGAGGTGCCGGTCTCCGGGTCGGTCCTCGTGACCACGCCGTTCCCGACCAGCCTCTCGGACACCGGGCGGAGCGCCGCGTTGCTGGAGGAGAACGGCGTCCCGGTCGTGGGCGCGGCCGTGAACATGCGCGGGTTCACCTGCGAGAACTGCGGCCACGACCACGACCTCTACGGCGACACCGACCCCGAGGAGGAGTTGGGCGTCGAGGTGCTGGCCGAACTCCCGTTCGACCGCGGGTTACAGCGTCCCGACGCCGACGAAACGGACCTGCCCGCGCCCGTGGCCGACCTCGCCAGCGCGGTGGGCGAGTTCCTCGAACGCGACGACGCCGGGCCGGTGTCGGTCCCCGACTCGGCGCTGGACATCCGCGGTCTGCCCCCGCGCATCCGCCACGAGCAGGTCGGCGAGGAGTTCCGGGCGCTGGACCCCGGCGAGGAGTTCTACGTCGTGAACGACCACGACCCCTCGCCGCTGGCCCAGATGCTCGCGGGCGAGGTCGCCGAGGAGTCGCCCGACGAGGCGTTCGACGCCTGCGAGGTGCATCGCCGCGCGCCCGACGAGTGGGTGCTGGAAGTTCGGCGGGCGGCCTGA
- a CDS encoding molybdopterin-dependent oxidoreductase, protein MTAANPEPAEEGSELRAQGAESPTETPAVAVEGRERVVVSAGEGDSFPRASLVCTVECASGERATDEWTGVSVVALADAADFPGETTHLRAEADDFTADIPIRPALGGILAFDRRNSRDDGELGLPRFVADGVEGERLVKRVERLSAVSLDPDEEPRIG, encoded by the coding sequence GTGACCGCCGCGAACCCCGAACCGGCCGAGGAAGGGAGCGAGCTACGGGCGCAGGGTGCGGAATCGCCGACCGAGACCCCCGCGGTCGCGGTCGAGGGCCGGGAGCGAGTCGTCGTCTCGGCCGGAGAAGGAGACTCGTTCCCTCGCGCGTCCCTCGTCTGCACGGTCGAGTGCGCGTCTGGCGAGCGCGCGACCGACGAGTGGACCGGCGTCTCCGTCGTGGCGCTCGCGGACGCCGCCGACTTCCCCGGCGAGACGACCCACCTCCGCGCGGAGGCGGACGACTTCACGGCCGATATCCCGATTCGACCGGCGCTCGGCGGGATTCTGGCGTTCGACCGGCGGAACAGTCGCGACGACGGGGAACTCGGCCTGCCCCGGTTCGTCGCCGACGGCGTCGAGGGCGAGCGACTGGTCAAGCGCGTCGAGCGTCTGTCGGCCGTCTCGCTCGACCCCGACGAGGAACCGCGAATCGGCTGA
- a CDS encoding DUF2249 domain-containing protein, which yields MQTDFAERASERTDAPADRPREVLDVRELGPPEPLTETLETLADLPDGTVLVQVNDRAPQHLYPKLEDRGYEFETVTDGGVTLTTIW from the coding sequence ATGCAGACCGACTTCGCCGAACGAGCGAGCGAGCGCACCGACGCACCGGCGGACCGACCGCGCGAGGTCCTCGACGTTCGGGAACTCGGACCGCCCGAACCGCTGACCGAGACCCTCGAAACGCTGGCGGACCTCCCCGACGGGACCGTCCTCGTGCAGGTCAACGACCGGGCACCACAGCACCTCTACCCCAAACTCGAGGACAGGGGCTACGAGTTCGAGACCGTCACCGACGGCGGCGTCACGCTGACGACTATCTGGTAG
- a CDS encoding ethylbenzene dehydrogenase-related protein, with translation MPDRDAARRATVVTVVVVAVLVAAQTAVTAAVTSGTQPAMAVESVPSDPASSQWSDAPERTVSLSKQQMAPPFGGGSTDELTVQTVHNDTHTAFRLTWADPTNDADIGAPNNYSDAAAVMLRTGDKPPITMGAAGKPVDIWYWRASWQSPDASKSGDMYAYPHPEEETQPGQAAGNPLSTPPTERLAQNYYAKGYGSLTHAPRQNVRASAERTDDGWSVVFVREHGTEGKFDADLTKGKNVYLAFAVWNGSADEVNGQKSLTLQFTKLDTGKWAMSDASSGSSSSSGSGQSAESGGSGGQSEGVWMTHSVSNWVIGLVVTTLLTWTVVYWRARE, from the coding sequence GTGCCTGACCGCGACGCTGCCCGGCGCGCGACCGTCGTCACGGTGGTCGTCGTCGCGGTACTGGTGGCCGCCCAGACCGCGGTCACGGCCGCGGTCACGAGCGGCACGCAACCGGCGATGGCGGTCGAGTCGGTGCCCAGCGACCCTGCGTCGTCCCAGTGGAGCGACGCGCCCGAGCGCACGGTCTCGCTGTCGAAACAGCAGATGGCACCGCCGTTCGGCGGCGGCAGCACCGACGAACTGACGGTCCAGACCGTCCACAACGACACCCACACCGCGTTCCGGTTGACGTGGGCCGACCCGACGAACGACGCCGACATCGGCGCGCCGAACAACTACAGCGACGCCGCCGCGGTGATGCTCCGGACCGGCGACAAGCCGCCCATCACGATGGGCGCGGCCGGAAAGCCCGTGGACATCTGGTACTGGCGCGCGAGTTGGCAGTCGCCCGACGCGTCGAAGAGCGGCGACATGTACGCGTACCCGCACCCCGAGGAGGAGACCCAACCGGGGCAGGCCGCGGGGAACCCGCTCTCGACGCCGCCGACCGAGCGACTCGCCCAGAACTACTACGCCAAGGGGTACGGGTCGCTGACCCACGCGCCCCGACAGAACGTCCGGGCGAGCGCCGAGCGCACCGACGACGGATGGTCGGTGGTGTTCGTCCGCGAACACGGCACCGAGGGGAAGTTCGACGCCGACCTCACGAAAGGCAAGAACGTCTACCTCGCGTTCGCGGTGTGGAACGGGAGCGCCGACGAGGTGAACGGCCAGAAGTCGCTCACGCTCCAGTTCACCAAACTCGACACCGGAAAGTGGGCGATGAGCGACGCGAGCAGCGGGTCGAGCAGTTCGAGCGGGTCCGGACAGTCGGCCGAGTCGGGCGGGTCCGGCGGCCAGTCCGAGGGCGTGTGGATGACACACTCGGTCAGTAACTGGGTAATCGGACTCGTGGTGACCACGCTGCTCACGTGGACGGTCGTCTACTGGAGGGCCAGAGAATGA